A single genomic interval of Pochonia chlamydosporia 170 chromosome 7, whole genome shotgun sequence harbors:
- a CDS encoding cyclin-like F-box (similar to Metarhizium robertsii ARSEF 23 XP_007819169.2), translating into MNSLPTEIIREILLHLPPSPSTRLTCHLFNAILAPQIFTTIPSFTDLKTAMLKLEEGASEARRRNVTSIWSPRCSVPEDIPLPQSFLLAAFIAFHGRQWKPPKEVEWDSDSGICLDDEPESNTREVTVRDVGDMSEEGLKAAMFRYALYLSYSYRGEGEAPSLWIFDEKSWAGKE; encoded by the coding sequence ATGAACTCCCTACCTACTGAAATCATCCGCgaaatcctcctccatctACCGCCCTCGCCCTCTACCCGCCTAACATGCCACCTCTTCAACGCCATTCTCGCACCCCAAATATTCACGACCATCCCATCTTTCACGGACCTCAAGACCGCGATGCTGAAGCTTGAAGAGGGCGCTAGTGAAGCGAGGAGGCGAAACGTCACGTCTATTTGGTCTCCGCGGTGTAGCGTCCCGGAGGATATACCCCTTCCGCAGAGTTTCTTGCTCGCTGCGTTTATTGCGTTTCACGGTAGACAGTGGAAACCGCCGAAAGAAGTGGAGTGGGATTCTGATAGTGGAATTTGCTTGGATGACGAACCGGAGAGTAATACGAGGGAAGTGACGGTTCGTGATGTTGGAGATATGTCGGAGGAGGGCTTGAAGGCGGCCATGTTTCGGTACGCCTTGTATTTGAGTTATTCGTATCGAGGCGAGGGAGAGGCACCGTCGTTGTGGATCTTTGATGAGAAAAGCTGGGCGGGCAAAGAATGA
- a CDS encoding hydrolase (similar to Metarhizium acridum CQMa 102 XP_007810175.1), which translates to MADFTIDDALIAKVTAYVESYMANYDPSHDFNHIQRVLRLAKHIQSTLPSTSAGIVTLSALLHDVGDKKYLKPGEDSTRLVFDVLRSFGASAPLAEKVQAICLGVSYSSEVRDPGRVVKLVEEHPELAVVQDADRLDAIGAVGIGRAFAFGGAKNRDMGNTMEHFEEKLVRLEGMMKTEEGRRLATERTERIVLMQKWWRDETAEDGFAVVCR; encoded by the coding sequence atggCCGACTTCACCATCGACGACGCCCTAATCGCCAAAGTAACAGCCTACGTGGAATCCTACATGGCAAACTACGACCCCTCCCACgacttcaaccacatccagCGCGTCCTCCGCCTCGCCAAACACATCCAGTCCACCCTCCCCTCCACATCCGCCGGCATCGTCACCCTGTCCGCACTCCTCCACGACGTCGGCGACAAGAAGTACCTCAAGCCAGGCGAGGACTCGACCCGCCTCGTCTTCGACGTGCTCCGCTCCTTTGGCGCCTCTGCGCCGCTCGCCGAAAAGGTGCAGGCCATTTGTCTGGGCGTCAGTTACTCCAGCGAGGTGAGGGACCCGGGCAGGGTGGtcaagctggtggaggagcatcCCGAGCTGGCGGTCGTGCAGGACGCGGACCGGCTGGATGCCATTGGGGCGGTTGGGATAGGCAGGGCGTTTGCGTTTGGGGGTGCGAAGAATAGGGATATGGGGAACACGATGGAGCATTTTGAGGAGAAGTTGGTGCGGTTGgaggggatgatgaagacggaggaggggaggaggTTGGCTACGGAGAGGACGGAGAGAATTGTCTTGATGCAGAAGTGGTGGAGGGATGAGACGGCTGAGGATGGTTTTGCGGTGGTATGCCGGTGA
- a CDS encoding CFEM domain-containing protein (similar to Colletotrichum fioriniae PJ7 XP_007602980.1): protein MLFAIWAVLASVVVVPVLADTSTGLTLPACAETCFTDALKTSDCSAGRVECLCTDAVLYGELVSCAKESCMPKDTLVTLNTTSTTCHLPIRDERPPLVRMAIAFLSVTSVIVGLRIYQRIWFRAGLNSDDHLIILSYLCGIPSTVILIVGLGGNGLGRDVWTVSFDQVTNFLYYMYINEVLYFTQVFTVKLSILAFYLRLFPGTTIRRLIWGTIGVTCSFILIYDFITIFQCQPVTHYWLGWTGEQEGRCLSVNALVWANAASSIFLDAWMLGLPLSQLRSLQLHWKKKIGVALMFSVGIFVTAVSILRLQFLVRFGSSANPTWDMYPTSYWSCVELNVSVCCACMPSMRLVLERLFPRMLGSTRDRLHDSPPISLSRHRRAIRSADPDPTSKIIQSREFQVEYFTDGEGSEGSRKEVSRWETSGRRAG, encoded by the exons ATGTTGTTCGCGATATGGGCTGTCCTGGCTTCGGTGGTAGTTGTGCCAGTTCTGGCTGATACTTCTACGGGTTTAACGCTTCCTGCATGTGCG GAAACTTGCTTTACGGATGCATTGAAGACTTCCGACTGCTCTGCCGGCAGGGTAGAGTGTCTCTGCACTGATGCTGTGTTGTACGGAGAACTCGTTTCCTGTGCAAAGGAGAGTTGTATGCCAAAGGATACTCTGG TGACTCTTAATACTACATCTACTACTTGCCATCTTCCCATCCGTGACGAAAGACCGCCACTGGTTCGCATGGCAATTGCATTTCTTAGCGTTACCAGTGTCATAGTTGGTCTTCGTATTTACCAACGCATTTGGTTTCGTGCTGGGCTTAATTCTGACGACCATCTCATCATACTATCCTAT CTTTGCGGGATACCAAGTACTGTTATTCTTATCGTTGGGC TTGGGGGAAATGGCCTTGGGCGAGACGTATGGACCGTATCCTTTGACCAGGTCACCAACTTTCTTTAC TACATGTATATAAACGAAGTGCTCTACTTTACACAAGTATTCACAGTCAAGTTGTCCATCCTCGCCTTTTACCTGCGCCTCTTCCCCGGAACCACAATCCGCCGACTCATCTGGGGCACCATCGGCGTCACATGctccttcatcctcatatacgacttcatcaccatcttccaaTGCCAGCCCGTGACCCACTACTGGCTAGGCTGGACTGGGGAACAAGAAGGACGCTGTCTCAGCGTCAACGCTCTCGTTTGGGCAAACGCTGCGTCGAGCATCTTCCTCGACGCATGGATGCTGGGCCTTCCGCTATCCCAGCTGAGAAGCCTACAATTacactggaagaagaagattggcgTTGCCCTCATGTTTAGCGTGGGAATATT TGTCACCGCCGTCAGCATCCTCCGACTCCAGTTCCTCGTTCGGTTCGGAAGCTCCGCAAACCCGACGTGGGACATGTATCCAACCAGTTACTGGTCGTGTGTTGAGTTGAACGTCAGTGTATGCTGTGCGTGTATGCCGAGCATGCGGCTTGTACTGGAGCGTTTGTTCCCGCGGATGTTGGGCTCCACGAGGGATAGACTGCATGATTCGCCGCCTATAAGTCTGTCGAGGCATCGACGTGCCATTCGGAGTGCGGATCCGGACCCGACCTCGAAGATTATACAGTCTAGGGAATTTCAGGTTGAGTATTTTACGGATGGGGAGGGGTCAGAGGGGAGTAGGAAGGAGGTTTCGAGATGGGAGACGAGTGGCCGGAGGGCTGG GTAA
- a CDS encoding amidohydrolase family protein (similar to Cordyceps militaris CM01 XP_006667220.1), which translates to MADDQLILPIIDSHIHLYPKSEVDSLAWCSPSNPLYGQRSIAEYKEATKSAPSLLGFVFVETDRKNDLETGKTDGSGWEAPLQEVNWLKRIALGQPKEGEGHTADDAKLCLGIIPWAPLPSGKDVMEKYLDRVKEEAGEAWPKVKGFRYLLQDKPNGTMLTEDFIESLRLLGRRGLVFEVGVDQHRRGKKQLDELVEMIDRAHDGVEEDKKVTFILNHLCKPDLTIYNITSDPAFHAWRTAMYTLSKASNTYMKLSGGFSEMPEALRTQEPGHIFQSTLGWLGIVLATFGPFRIMYGSDWPVCTLEGMGDEAWPKWKEVVEKMCWMATLPDEERAMIFGGTAKKAYNL; encoded by the exons atggccgacgacCAGCtcatcctccccatcatcgACTCCCACATCCACCTCTACCCCAAATCCGAAGTCGACTCCCTCGCCTGGTGCTCACCATCCAACCCCCTCTACGGCCAGCGCTCCATCGCCGAATACAAAGAGGCCACCAAGTCGGCCCCCTCCCTCCtcggcttcgtcttcgtcgagACAGACCGCAAGAATGACCTAGAGACAGGCAAGACCGACGGTTCAGGATGGGAAGCTCCCCTCCAAGAAGTCAACTGGCTCAAGAGAATTGCCCTCGGGCAACCTAAAGAAGGGGAGGGCCACACCGCCGACGACGCAAAGCTCTGTCTGGGAATTATCCCCTGGGCACCGCTACCGAGCGGCAAGGACGTCATGGAGAAGTATTTGGACAGggtgaaggaggaggcgggcGAGGCGTGGCCCAAGGTCAAGGGATTTAGGTACCTCCTGCAGGATAAGCCGAACGGGACGATGCTGACGGAGGATTTCATCGAGAGCTTAAGGttgctggggaggagggggcTGGTGTTTGAGGTGGGTGTTGATCAGCATAGGCGTGGGAAGAAGCAGCTGGATGAATTGGTGGAGATGATTGACCGGGCTCacgatggtgttgaggaggataAGAAGGTGACCTTCATTTTGA ATCACCTCTGCAAGCCCGATCTTACAATTTACAACATCACTTCCGACCCTGCGTTCCACGCCTGGCGCACAGCCATGTACACCCTCAGCAAAGCATCCAACACATACatgaagctgtctggtggcttctCCGAAATGCCCGAGGCGTTGCGCACACAGGAACCCGGTCACATTTTCCAATCGACACTGGGATGGCTGGGCATTGTGCTGGCGACATTTGGTCCCTTCCGCATCATGTATGGCAGCGATTGGCCTGTGTGTACGCTGGAGGGAATGGGTGACGAGGCGTGGCCGAAGTGGaaggaggttgttgagaagatGTGTTGGATGGCGACATTGCCGGATGAGGAACGGGCTATGATTTTTGGGGGCACCGCCAAGAAGGCGTATAATTTGTAA
- a CDS encoding cell pattern formation-associated protein stuA (similar to Verticillium alfalfae VaMs.102 XP_003008681.1): MNHQNPEMYFPQHMSGGQPPPSQTVTSSNLNSYQQHSPHLMQRGNANYSAPNPYGQYPQYMNGLPSPSAAQPVSNPMGATPSVLPLPGVAGQTSMANHYAGFDTTGQNPPPGMKPRVTATLWEDEGSLCFQVEARGICVARREDNHMINGTKLLNVAGMTRGRRDGILKSEKVRHVVKIGPMHLKGVWIPYERALDFANKEKITEMLYPLFVHNIGALLYHPTNQTRTSQVMAAAERRKQEQSQIRPPPPPPPGLPSIQQHQQMALPGSQPPLPSHSSMANRPTLDRAHTFPTPPGNPAVGGMGASDNFGWQGQAMNGAQGGNPLAIETGLNNARSMPNTPATTPPGGQPIQNMQSYHPASQGYDNSRQMYGTPASQQSPYQNANPASNERIYQQPSSYPKSDMGPPSGRPAAPGQPGDQHDPKAGNGIMAPEQSAHGHEEEGEHEHDAEYTHNSGVYDASRAGYNYSAPSVGNLANDTNISPDMTGSPGHPSGSGRATPRTAAPHQSYYPQNTGYNTPPRVQQTSSNLYNIVSNDRGQPTAGPGGDVYAPTADMSNPMPNGYAPQPPLMNGSAGGMKRGRDDDEDLSQSGNEGANGMANGDLKRRRTMIENSVAAPAYDALSRPATAITAPRRR; the protein is encoded by the exons aTGAATCACCAGAACCCGGAGATGTACTTTCCCCAGCACATGTCTGGGGGCCAACCCCCGCCCTCCCAGACCGTCACCTCAAGCAATCTCAACTCCTACCAACAGCACTCGCCGCATCTGATGCAACGGGGAAATGCTAATTACAGTGCTCCAAACCCATATGGACAATATCCTCAGTATATGAATGGCTTGCCGTCGCCTTCAGCCGCCCAACCAGTGTCGAATCCCATGGGTGCTACCCCTTCAGTTCTACCACTTCCTGGAGTTGCTGGACAGACGTCCATGGCCAATCACTATGCAGGTTTTGATACCACTGGCCAAAACCCCCCTCCGGGCATGAAGCCGCGAGTTACTGCCACGCTGTGGGAGGACGAGGGCAGCCTGTGCTTCCAAGTTGAAGCCAGAGGAATTTGCGTTGCCCGACGTGAAG ATAACCACATGATCAATGGCACAAAACTGTTGAATGTAGCTGGCATGACCCGAGGCAGACGGGATGGCATTTTGAAAAGCGAAAAGGTGCGCCATGTCGTAAAGATTGGCCCCATGCATCTGAAGGGTGTCTG GATTCCATACGAACGGGCccttgactttgccaacaaggaaAAGATCACAGAAATGTTGTACCCGTTGTTCGTTCACAACATCGGAGCTCTGCTGTATCATCCCACGAACCAAACCCGTACCAGCCAAGTCATGGCGGCTGCTGAACGCCGTAAGCAAGAGCAGAGCCAAATACggcctcctccgcctcctcccccaGGCCTGCCATCAattcagcagcatcaacaaaTGGCTCTGCCGGGCTCTCAACCGCCTCTACCCTCTCACAGCAGTATGGCTAACCGTCCAACTCTCGACCGTGCTCATACGTTTCCTACACCACCAGGTAATCCCGCCGTTGGCGGCATGGGCGCGTCTGATAACTTCGGCTGGCAGGGTCAGGCAATGAATGGCGCACAAGGTGGCAATCCGCTGGCTATTGAAACTGGGTTGAACAACGCTCGCTCGATGCCAAACACACCAGCCACGACACCTCCCGGTGGTCAGCCTATCCAAAACATGCAGTCCTACCACCCAGCTAGCCAGGGCTACGACAATTCACGTCAAATGTATGGGACGCCTGCTTCACAGCAGTCGCCGTACCAGAACGCGAATCCTGCTAGCAACGAGCGCATTTACCAGCAGCCTAGTTCTTACCCTAAGAGCGATATGGGACCGCCGTCTGGCCGTCCAGCCGCCCCAGGTCAGCCAGGGGATCAACATGATCCCAAGGCTGGCAATGGAATCATGGCACCTGAGCAGTCAGCTCATGGCcacgaggaagaaggcgagcATGAGCACGACGCAGAATACACCCATAATAGCGGTGTTTACGATGCGTCTCGCGCCGGTTATAACTATTCTGCCCCGAGCGTTGGCAATTTGGCAAATGATACCAACATTAGTCCTGATATGACTGGTTCTCCAGGTCATCCTTCTGGCTCAGGGCGAGCAACACCCCGCACAGCCGCTCCTCACCAGTCATACTACCCCCAGAACACTGGTTATAACACACCTCCTCGCGTTCAGCAGACGAGCAGCAACCTCTACAACATCGTCAGCAATGACCGTGGCCAACCTACTGCGGGACCGGGTGGAGATGTATATGCGCCAACTGCCGACATGTCGAACCCTATGCCCAACGGCTATGCACCTCAACCACCTCTTATGAACGGTTCTGCGGGAGGTATGAAGCGGGGGcgcgatgatgacgaagactTGTCCCAATCGGGCAATGAAGgtgccaatggcatggcaaacGGAGATCTTAAGCGACGAAGAACAATGATTGAGAATTCTGTTGCAGCTCCGGCCTACGATGCGTTGAGCCGACCGGCGACGGCCATTACTGCGCCTAGAAGACGGTAA